The Colletes latitarsis isolate SP2378_abdomen chromosome 1, iyColLati1, whole genome shotgun sequence genome has a segment encoding these proteins:
- the LOC143348721 gene encoding uncharacterized protein C05D11.1 translates to MAPIDNSPRGNMEGFELIHSVKANDTVPVHVYKSINTGITVCIADVDGPVVCGYFGLATEAHDDDGLPHTLEHLIFLGSEDYPYKGVLDLWANRCLASGTNAATLIDSTYYTMTTAGSEGFLSLMPVYLEHILYPTLTDAEYLTEVHHISGKGEDAGVVYCEMQGRENIGEYLVDIELCRAIFPGRCGYKSIVGGALKNLRESTNNEKVKEYHKEFYRPENLTLVIVGQIQHDDVFKALQPLEQKIISKGNRDSFKKPWQSPVPPLTESVDLDVYYPCDDEDNGVVNVAWRGPSIISELYNFLGCSLFLKYLTDTSVSPLQKEFVEIDDPYASNIAFYYSEYSVSIMHLEFESVPKSKISFIKDQLLKALNDLHSKGIDMKRMSTVIHRRILETLSTLENVPHDTVAQMLFRYVLYGSTKEDLDNRTNQIRTLKQLKTEPEVYWLNLLKRYFLDSPLVIVKGIPSLKKRQELSEKELKRVAKQREDLGEEGLQQKGKELEEALAKNSIPVPDEMLSSVPIPTTDLISFHHIKSYTTETVEQHPRLVLPKLPFYTYLDHVNTNFVYMFVSMNTSNIERKYRPYIPLLLEVIMECPVKRNGQLIPYEKVVAELEVDTVSIDTSLGINNPSKFSCGSFSYSAHLMLHLEMEKYEKGVQWIKELLYETELTPDRLKIIAAKMVNNVAQFKRKGNKIVSDLMKGLMYNEDSNQFSSSILRQHKFLTNVLDHLNDEKRQKEVLSEIESVRKVLTMPKNMALYMATNVDKLTVQVQNVYNPWNTHFSELATSDKNKLQVIPDSTFIKPLDKVPIEGCVTGLGCIESSFLCQSCQCINDYQNPDLAHLLVCLQYLTQVEGPMWRLIRGQGLSYGYNIYPNVHEGLLYLSFYRSTNIVAAYKEAKSIVKNHISENKWEKLLFESAKSSLIFEIIQKEQSIRDVIRQSWLSYFKNVSHNYTQQMVKRISEVTVEDMGRVASKYLTPLFDPKESRTTIVCHPSKVPDVVDAFKSFNHDLKLYNSLEECYLNEW, encoded by the exons atGGCGCCTATTGACAATTCACCAAGAGGAAATATGGAAGGATTTGAACTTATACATTCAGTAAAAGCTAATGATACAGTACCAGTGCATGTTTATAAATCTATAAATACTGGAattacagtgtgtatagcagaTGTAGACGGACCTGTTGTTTGTGGCTACTTTGGTTTAG CTACTGAGGCACACGACGATGATGGACTACCTCACACATTGGAACATCTTATTTTTTTGGGAAGCGAAGATTACCCCTATAAAGGTGTTCTAGATTTATGGGCTAATAGATGTTTAGCATCTGGTACTAATGCTGCAACACTTATCGATAGTACTTATTATACTATGACAACTGCTGGTAGCGAAGGATTTTTATCCTTAATGCCTGTATATCTTGAACACATCCTTTATCCAACACTTACG GATGCAGAATATCTTACGGAAGTACATCATATTAGTGGTAAAGGTGAAGATGCAGGTGTGGTTTATTGTGAAATGCAAGGCAGAGAAAACATTGGGGAATACTTGGTAGACATTGAATTATGTCGAGCAATTTTCCCTGGGCGATGTGGATACAAATCTATCGTTGGAG GAGCATTAAAAAATCTAAGAGAAAGCACTAATAATGAAAAAGTAAAGGAATATCATAAAGAATTTTATAGACCAGAAAATCTGACATTGGTAATAGTAGGCCAAATACAACATGATGATGTGTTTAAAGCATTGCAACCTTTAGAACAGAAAATAATATCGAAA GGAAATCGAGATTCATTTAAAAAACCATGGCAAAGTCCTGTACCACCTCTTACTGAGAGTGTAGATTTGGATGTGTACTATCCTTGTGATGATGAAGATAATGGTGTAGTGAATGTCGCTTGGCGTGGACCATCTATTATTAGCGAACTATATAATTTTCTTGGTTGCAGTTTATTTCTAAAATATCTCACAGATACATCAGTTAGTCCATTGCAAAAAGAATTTGTTGAAATTGATGATCCATATGCCAGTAATATTGCTTTTTATTATTCTGAATATTCAGTATCTATTATGCATCTTGAATTCGAAAGTGTACCAAAgtcaaaaatttcatttataaaaGATCAATTATTAAAAGCATTAAATGATTTACATAGCAAAGGCATTGACATGAAACGAATGAGTACAGTTATTCACAGACGTATTCTCGAAACATTGAGTACACTAGAAAATGTTCCTCACGATACAGTAGCGCAAATGCTTTTCAGATATGTACTTTATGGTAGTACCAAAGAAGAT TTGGATAATAGAACAAACCAAATAAGGACTCTTAAACAATTGAAAACCGAACCAGAAGTGTATTGGCTAAACCTTTTGAAAAGATATTTCCTTGATTCTCCATTAGTAATAGTTAAAGGAATTCCTAGCCTAAAAAAACGACAAGAATTGTCTGAGAAAGAATTAAAACGTGTAGCTAAACAAAGAGAAGATTTAGGCGAAGAAGGTCTTCAACAAAAAGGAAAAGAGTTAGAGGAAGCACTGGCTAAAAATAGT ATACCAGTACCTGATGAAATGTTGAGTTCAGTACCTATACCAACCACTGATCTTATCAGTTTTCATCATATTAAAAGTTATACAACCGAAACTGTTGAGCAACATCCTAGATTAGTTTTGCCAAAACTACCATTTTATACATACCTGGATCATGTTAATACAAATTTTGTTTAC ATGTTCGTTAGTATGAACACgtcaaatattgaaagaaaatatAGACCCTACATTCCTTTATTATTGGAAGTTATTATGGAATGTCCAGTAAAGCGAAATGGACAACTCATTCCATACGAAAAAGTAGTGGCTGAATTAGAAGTAGATACCGTGTCAATTGATACTAGCCTTGGAATTAATAATCCCTCAAAGTTTTCATGTGGATCATTTAGTTATAGTGCTCATTTGATGCTTCat CTTGAAATGGAAAAATATGAGAAAGGTGTGCAATGGATTAAAGAGCTTTTATATGAAACTGAACTAACTCCCGATAGATTGAAAATAATAGCTGCAAAAATGGTAAATAATGTTGCACAATTTAAGAGAAAGGGAAATAAGATTGTAAGCGATTTAATGAAAGGATTAATGTATAACGAAG ATAGCAATCAGTTTTCATCTAGTATATTGCGGCAACACAAGTTTCTTACTAATGTCTTAGACCATTTAAATGATGAAAAGAGGCAGAAGGAAGTTTTATCAGAAATTGAATCTGTTAGAAAAGTTTTAACAATGCCTAAAAATATGGCATTGTACATGGCAACTAATGTGGACAAATTAACTGTTCAAGTACAAAACGTGTACAATCCATGGAACACTCACTTTTCTGAATTAGCCACGTCAGATAAAAATAA GCTTCAAGTTATTCCTGACTCAACATTCATAAAACCTCTGGACAAAGTCCCAATTGAAGGTTGTGTTACGGGATTAGGTTGTATAGAATCCTCATTTTTATGTCAAAGCTGTCAATGTATAAATGATTACCAAAATCCAGATTTGGCGCATTTGCTTGTTTGTTTACAATATTTAACCCAAGTAGAG GGTCCTATGTGGAGACTTATTAGAGGTCAAGGTCTTTCTTATGGGTATAATATCTATCCAAATGTGCATGAAGGTTTACTATATTTATCATTCTATAGATCAACAAATATTGTAGCAGCATATAAAGAAGCAAAATCAATTGTA aAAAATCACATCTccgaaaataaatgggaaaaGTTACTTTTCGAATCGGCAAAATCTTCGTTGATATTCGAAATTATTCAAAAAGAACAGAGTATACGTGATGTGATACGACAGTCATGGTTAtcttattttaaaaatgtatcaCATAATTACACTCAGCAAATGGTAAAACGTATATCCGAAGTAACAGTCGAGGATATGGGCCGCGTGGCATCTAAATATTTGACACCATTATTCGATCCAAAGGAATCCAGAACAACTATTGTTTGTCATCCTTCTAAAGTACCGGATGTAGTTGATGCATTTAAATC ATTCAATCATGATCTTAAACTATATAACTCCCTTGAAGAATGTTACTTAAACGAatggtaa
- the LOC143348894 gene encoding uncharacterized protein LOC143348894 isoform X2 — protein MNFQWISCILMIITMFNLTRGDKEILFDFTTIDNVDNWREISDTVRTVGMSKAILTLQTTQVFQRAIFFNLLNPQPNGAGFAGVRIRTNLNLLNFKNIEITCRGQGSNSHYKVVLRHKGLHSDKDITYEQFFMVPISSNTFVTIILPLTEFKPYYRGREIPYAEPLDTSNITMFGLQVYGGVYLPVKQKGVSALEIENISVS, from the exons ATGAATTTTCAATGGATTTCTTGTATACTTATGATTATTACGATGTTCAATTTAACAAGGGG GGACAAAGAGATACTTTTTGACTTTACAACTATAGACAATGTGGATAATTGGAGGGAGATATCTGATACCGTTAGGACAGTAGGAATGTCAAAAGCTATTTTAACATTGCAAACAACTCAAGTTTTTCAACGtgcaatattttttaatcttCTAAATCCACAACCAAATGGCGCTGGCTTTGCGGGAGTACGAATCAGGACAAATTTAAAtctattaaattttaaaaatatcgaaATCACTTGCAGAGGGCAAGGTAGCAATAGTCATTACAAAGTTGTTCTTAGACACAAAGGTCTTCACTCGGACAAAGATATAACGTATGAACAATTTTTCATG GTGCCAATATCGAGTAATACATTTGTAACAATTATATTGCCATTGACCGAATTTAAACCATATTATCGTGGACGAGAAATACCTTATGCAGAACCATTGGATACTTCAAACATTACAATGTTCGGTTTACAAGTTTATGGTGGGGTTTATTTACCAGTCAAACAGAAAGGTGTTTCAGCATtggaaatagaaaatatttctgTATCATGA
- the LOC143348894 gene encoding uncharacterized protein LOC143348894 isoform X1, translated as MLTIQFLIALIIRGYYNLFPYVDNTLQRIKESDKEILFDFTTIDNVDNWREISDTVRTVGMSKAILTLQTTQVFQRAIFFNLLNPQPNGAGFAGVRIRTNLNLLNFKNIEITCRGQGSNSHYKVVLRHKGLHSDKDITYEQFFMVPISSNTFVTIILPLTEFKPYYRGREIPYAEPLDTSNITMFGLQVYGGVYLPVKQKGVSALEIENISVS; from the exons atgttaACAATACAATTTCTTATTGCTCTTATTATTCGCGGTTATTATAACCTATTTCCTTACGTTGATAATACTTTACAAAGAATTAAGGAATC GGACAAAGAGATACTTTTTGACTTTACAACTATAGACAATGTGGATAATTGGAGGGAGATATCTGATACCGTTAGGACAGTAGGAATGTCAAAAGCTATTTTAACATTGCAAACAACTCAAGTTTTTCAACGtgcaatattttttaatcttCTAAATCCACAACCAAATGGCGCTGGCTTTGCGGGAGTACGAATCAGGACAAATTTAAAtctattaaattttaaaaatatcgaaATCACTTGCAGAGGGCAAGGTAGCAATAGTCATTACAAAGTTGTTCTTAGACACAAAGGTCTTCACTCGGACAAAGATATAACGTATGAACAATTTTTCATG GTGCCAATATCGAGTAATACATTTGTAACAATTATATTGCCATTGACCGAATTTAAACCATATTATCGTGGACGAGAAATACCTTATGCAGAACCATTGGATACTTCAAACATTACAATGTTCGGTTTACAAGTTTATGGTGGGGTTTATTTACCAGTCAAACAGAAAGGTGTTTCAGCATtggaaatagaaaatatttctgTATCATGA
- the Rab14 gene encoding RAS oncogene family member Rab14: MSTGPYNYSYIFKYIIIGDMGVGKSCLLHQFTEKKFMADCPHTIGVEFGTRIIEVAGQKIKLQIWDTAGQERFRAVTRSYYRGAAGALMVYDITRRSTYNHLSSWLTDTRNLTNPSTVIFLIGNKSDLEGQRDVTYEEAKQFADENGLMFVEASAKTGHNVEEAFLETAKKIFQSIQDGRLDLNAAESGVQHNPSQPGRTNLQGVSNEQQGGKDSCSC; this comes from the exons ATGTCAACTGGTCCTTATAATTACTCTTATATCTTTAAGTATATCATTATAGGAGATATGGGAGTAGGTAAATCATGTTTATTGCATCAGTTTACAGAAAAGAAAT tTATGGCAGACTGTCCGCATACTATTGGTGTTGAGTTTGGGACAAGAATCATCGAAGTAGCAGGACAGAAAATAAAGTTACAAATATGGGACACAGCAGGGCAAGAACGTTTTCGAGCAGTTACTAG ATCATATTACCGAGGTGCAGCGGGAGCGTTAATGGTGTATGACATTACTCGTCGTTCAACTTATAATCATCTTAGCAGCTGGCTTACAGATACAAGGAATTTAACAAATCCAAGCACT GTTATATTTTTAATTGGTAACAAAAGCGATTTAGAGGGTCAGCGGGATGTTACCTATGAAGAAGCCAAACAATTTGCTGATGAAAATGGTCTCATGTTTGTAGAAGCTAGTGCAAAAAC TGGACATAATGTTGAAGAGGCTTTTTTGGAAACGGCGAAAAAAATATTCCAAAGTATACAAGATGGACG TTTGGATTTAAATGCAGCAGAATCTGGAGTTCAACATAACCCCAGTCAACCAGGTCGTACCAACCTTCAAGGGGTATCTAATGAACAACAGGGAGGAAAGGATTCTTGCTCCTGTTAG
- the LOC143341252 gene encoding uncharacterized protein LOC143341252 isoform X1: protein MPYILVRGNLASYGHRIPWRVLVSGLKASDIEQLTRFASGGYCDDLTIVYLQHPCVILTALEVLGYKVVASSSTSVKQDYNEYMWTMRKDFTEPEPVIKAVKDNEV, encoded by the exons ATGCCATACATTTTGGTACGTGGTAATCTTGCATCATATGGTCATAGAATTCCATGGAGGGTTTTAGTATCGGGTCTTAAAG CATCAGATATAGAGCAACTGACTCGTTTTGCTTCTGGGGGATACTGTGATGACTTGACAATAGTATACTTGCAACATCCTTGCGTAATATTAACTGCTTTAGAAGTTCTTGGTTATAAAGTTGTTGCATCCTCAAGTACCAGTGTTAAACAAGACTATAATGAATACATGTGGACTATGAGAAAAGATTTTACTGAACCTGAACCTGTTATTAAGGCAG TAAAAGACAACGAAGTGTAA
- the LOC143341252 gene encoding uncharacterized protein LOC143341252 isoform X3, translating to MPYILVRGNLASYGHRIPWRVLVSGLKASDIEQLTRFASGGYCDDLTIVYLQHPCVILTALEVLGYKVVASSSTSVKQDYNEYMWTMRKDFTEPEPVIK from the exons ATGCCATACATTTTGGTACGTGGTAATCTTGCATCATATGGTCATAGAATTCCATGGAGGGTTTTAGTATCGGGTCTTAAAG CATCAGATATAGAGCAACTGACTCGTTTTGCTTCTGGGGGATACTGTGATGACTTGACAATAGTATACTTGCAACATCCTTGCGTAATATTAACTGCTTTAGAAGTTCTTGGTTATAAAGTTGTTGCATCCTCAAGTACCAGTGTTAAACAAGACTATAATGAATACATGTGGACTATGAGAAAAGATTTTACTGAACCTGAACCTGTTATTAAG TAA
- the LOC143341252 gene encoding uncharacterized protein LOC143341252 isoform X2 codes for MSQSGNAVTGKLANTMNDENYYYVGVKASPFATDCVVFGLNSDEILALSKRFPNSGTDVVNGVMIKGPPFCIINALAELGYRVICSTGEAEILWTLQREL; via the exons ATGTCGCAATCAGGGAATGCCGTAACCGGAAAATTAGCCAATACAATGAATGACGAGAATTATTATTACGTTGGCGTAAAAGCCTCTCCTTTTGCGACTGATTGTGTCGTCTTCGGTTTAAATTCAGACGAAATTTTAGCCCTCTCCAAGCGCTTTCCAAACTCCGGCACAGATGTGGTTAATGGCGTTATGATCAAAG GTCCACCTTTTTGCATCATTAACGCCCTGGCAGAGTTAGGGTATCGAGTTATCTGTAGTACGGGAGAGGCCGAGATACTCTGGACGCTGCAAAGGGAACTATAA